A single window of Rana temporaria chromosome 1, aRanTem1.1, whole genome shotgun sequence DNA harbors:
- the LOC120924707 gene encoding E3 ubiquitin/ISG15 ligase TRIM25-like, with product MKSADLRKELECSVCLNIYNDPVTLKCGHNFCRDCIGRMLDTQEGSGGYSCPDGRQTFRKRPVLQRNITLRNIAENFQSTHPDQEESGVFCTYCFHTPVPAVIFCLMCEASLCDNHLRVHSKSPEHVLCDLTTSLENRKCSVHKELLKYYCTEDSYCICVSCRLDGEHRGHQVETLDEASEMKKNKLRNVLQKLMTERDEMEKRVQSLQEHRRKVQGKADDETERVTVLFRDLRRRLEDLEKRVLREISGQAERISLPLSDMIQQLEKKEEELSRKMGDIEKLCNMTDPLTVLQESDTGDLCNTEDGDDEDRERCDKLLHDGGDLDVAGISHTLHTGLSDIMSGVQKCTGTHFSPHSTRKGEGLTNAEPSRKRLKASPTIQPSKPPQPSPTIPHSQAGGPNIGAAQQTSGVLGFTDILLDVSTASNYLHISDDRKTASWSSSHQNRPETPERFRCSQVMSSQSFSSGRHYWEVNVGWAYNYRVGMCYPSIDRRGEQSVIAFNKKSWGLEKWGGKQCSVTHDSKEIQLSSSISSKRVRIDLDYEAGRISFYDLCDPIRHLHTFTTTFTEPLHAGVWICNGCIKISGGNQR from the coding sequence TGGAGTGTTCCGTCTGTCTGAACATATATAACGATCCTGTGACCCTGAAATGtggacacaacttctgccgggACTGTATTGGTCGTATGttggatacacaggaggggtctGGAGGTTATTCCTGTCCTGACGGTAGACAAACATTCAGGAAACGTCCCGTCCTTCAGAGGAACATAACACTACGTAACATAGCAGAGAATTTCCAGTCCACCCATCCAGATCAGGAGGAGTCCGGGGTCTTCTGTACTTACTGTTTTCACACTCCTGTACCTGCTGTGATATTCTGTCTGATGTGTGAAGCTTCTCTGTGTGACAATCACCTGAGAGTCCACAGCAAGTCACCAGAACACGTCTTATGTGACCTCACCACTTCCCTGGAGAACAggaaatgctccgtccataaGGAACTACTAAagtattactgcactgaggactcCTACTGTATCTGTGTGTCCTGCAGGCTGGATGGAGAACATCGGGGACACCAGGTGGAGACTCTGGATGAGGCCTCTGAGATGAAGAAGAATAAactgaggaatgttctgcagaaactGATGACAGAGAGAGATGAGATGGAGAAAAGAGTCCAAAGTctacaggaacacaggaggaaaGTACAAGGAAAAGCAGATGATGAAACAGAGAGAGTCACTGTCCTGTTCAGAGACCTCAGGAGACGTCTGGAAGACCTGGAGAAGAGAGTCCTGAGGGAGATCTCCGGGCAGGCAGAGCGGATATCTCTACCACTGTCTGATATGATCCAACAGCtggaaaaaaaggaggaggagctgtccaggaagatggGGGACATTGAGAagctgtgtaacatgacggaTCCACTAACTGTCCTACAAgaatcagacacaggtgacttgtgtaatactgaggatggagatgatgaggacagagagagatgTGATaaactcctccatgatggaggggatctggatgtGGCGGGGAtctcacacacattacacacagggtTATCTGATATCATGTCTGGGGTACAGAAATGTACAGGCACACATTTCTCTCCACATTCTACTAGAAAGGGCGAAGGTCTCACCAATGCTGAACCATCCAGGAAACGCCTCAAAGCCTCCCCCACCATACAGCCATCTAAGCCACCCCAACCCTCCCCCACCATACCACATAGCCAGGCCGGAGGACCAAATATTGGGGCTGCACAGCAAACATCGGGGGTGTTGGGGTTTacagacatattactggatgtgaGCACAGCTAGTAATTATCTCCATATATcagatgacaggaaaactgcatccTGGTCATCATCACATCAGAATCGTCCAGAAACGCCAGAGAGATTTCGGTGTTctcaggtgatgagcagtcagagtttctcctcagggagacattactgggaagtgAATGTCGGGTGGGCATATAACTATAGAGTCGggatgtgttaccccagtatagacaggagaggagagcagtCGGTGATTGCATTTAATAAGAAGTCATGGGGTCTGGAGAAATGGGGGGGTAAACAGTGCTCAGTGACACATGACAGTAAGGAGATCCAATTATCCAGCAGTATCTCCAGTAAGAGAGTCAGGATAGATCTGGATTATGAGGCTGGGCGCATCTCCTTTTATGATCTTTGTGACCCGATCCGACATCTCCACACCTTtaccaccaccttcactgagcccctccatgctgggGTATGGATATGTAATGGTTGTATAAAGATATCTGGGGGGAATCAGAGGTGA